Proteins encoded by one window of Oscillospiraceae bacterium:
- a CDS encoding DUF3592 domain-containing protein, with translation MKEMIIFTVTGLIIMVLGILLLKREKRLFQDPVETTATVTTYNEYYDQTPAGKQLMYTMVVEYRLSDGTLIQAPEQSGSNRKKYREGKVLQILYSREKTDMFIVKGDHSRKIILVGMIVVGALMIVGGFYMIFFL, from the coding sequence ATGAAGGAAATGATCATTTTTACTGTCACCGGCTTGATAATCATGGTTTTGGGAATCCTGTTATTAAAGCGGGAAAAAAGGCTTTTTCAAGACCCTGTGGAAACTACCGCCACGGTGACGACTTATAACGAATATTACGATCAAACCCCTGCCGGGAAGCAGCTTATGTACACCATGGTGGTGGAATACCGCCTGTCGGACGGCACTTTGATTCAAGCTCCGGAACAATCGGGTTCAAACAGAAAAAAATACCGCGAGGGAAAAGTGCTGCAAATTCTGTACAGCCGCGAAAAAACCGACATGTTCATTGTCAAAGGGGATCATTCCCGAAAAATCATCTTGGTCGGCATGATTGTTGTCGGCGCGCTGATGATCGTCGGCGGGTTTTACATGATTTTTTTCCTATAA